Proteins co-encoded in one Candidatus Stoquefichus sp. SB1 genomic window:
- a CDS encoding alpha-galactosidase, translating to MPIQYHKSSQTFHLYNQKISYIFKVLKNQQLGQLYYGKRVNDREDFDHLFETIQRPMAPCAFEGDLTFSLEHIKQEYPAYGSGDMRHPAMDIIQENGSHIVHFTYQQHQIIAGKPSLENLPATYVENNQEATTLLITLFDEVIQTKIILSYTIYEDLAVITRNAYCQNCGSQNLILNQMMSMSLDLPDKDYEMIELTGAWSRERHIQNRKLEHGIQSIYSLRGCSSNNFNPFIALKRPMCNEYEGEVLGFSLVYSGNFLAQVEVDTYNVSRVTMGIHPHAFTWPLNPGESFQTPEVVMVYSNCGLNQMSQTYHELYQKRLARGQYRDQVRPILVNNWEGTYFDFNEEKILGIAKTAQKLGIELFVLDDGWFGQRNSDNAGLGDWYPNLEKLPEGISGLSQKIVDLGMRFGIWFEPEMVNKDSDLYRTHPEWTLETPNRHTSHGRNQYVLDFSNPEVVEYIYNMMAKVIEESHITYIKWDMNRCMSEVYSYVHSAQDQGKVMHEYILGVYHLYDKLTTKFPEILFESCASGGARFDPGMLYYAPQCWTSDDTDAIERLKIQYGTSLVYPISSMGAHVSAVPNHQVFRKTPLQTRANVAYFGTFGYELDLNKLSCEEQNEIKEQVQFMKTYREVIQFGTFYRLKSPFEGNETVWMVVSKDQNTAIVGYYRPLQEVNQGYRRVKLMGLDPDKEYHVSIHDIDCYGDELMNAGLITSDSSCGENKDGDGDYLSRLYLLKAK from the coding sequence ATGCCAATTCAATATCATAAATCAAGTCAAACTTTTCATTTATATAATCAAAAAATCAGTTATATCTTTAAAGTTTTAAAAAATCAGCAATTAGGTCAATTGTATTATGGAAAAAGAGTGAATGATCGTGAAGATTTTGATCATCTTTTTGAAACAATCCAAAGACCAATGGCACCTTGTGCATTTGAAGGAGATTTGACATTTTCTTTAGAACATATTAAACAAGAGTATCCTGCTTATGGTTCGGGAGATATGCGTCATCCAGCAATGGATATTATTCAGGAGAATGGAAGTCATATTGTCCATTTCACATATCAGCAACATCAAATCATTGCAGGTAAACCATCATTGGAAAATCTTCCTGCTACTTATGTAGAAAACAATCAAGAAGCAACAACATTGCTTATTACATTATTTGATGAAGTTATTCAAACAAAAATTATTTTAAGTTATACAATATATGAAGATTTAGCAGTTATTACAAGAAATGCTTATTGTCAAAATTGTGGCAGTCAAAACTTAATTTTAAATCAAATGATGAGTATGTCCTTAGATTTACCTGATAAAGATTATGAAATGATTGAATTAACAGGAGCTTGGTCACGTGAACGTCATATTCAAAATCGAAAATTAGAACATGGGATTCAGTCTATTTATTCATTAAGAGGTTGTTCAAGCAATAATTTTAATCCTTTTATAGCTTTAAAAAGACCAATGTGTAATGAATACGAAGGTGAAGTTTTAGGATTCAGTTTGGTATATAGTGGCAATTTCTTAGCACAGGTAGAAGTAGATACTTATAATGTATCTAGAGTCACTATGGGAATTCATCCTCATGCTTTTACGTGGCCATTAAATCCAGGAGAGTCATTCCAAACACCTGAAGTTGTTATGGTGTATAGTAATTGTGGATTGAATCAGATGTCGCAGACTTATCATGAACTTTATCAAAAACGTTTGGCTAGAGGTCAATATAGAGACCAGGTGAGACCAATTCTTGTGAACAATTGGGAAGGAACTTATTTTGATTTTAACGAGGAAAAGATTTTAGGTATTGCTAAAACAGCTCAAAAGCTTGGTATTGAGTTATTTGTTTTAGATGATGGCTGGTTTGGTCAAAGAAATAGTGATAATGCTGGTCTAGGAGACTGGTATCCTAATTTAGAAAAATTACCTGAAGGAATCAGTGGTTTATCACAAAAGATAGTTGATTTAGGTATGAGGTTTGGAATTTGGTTTGAACCAGAGATGGTCAATAAAGATTCTGACTTGTATCGCACACATCCAGAATGGACATTAGAAACACCAAATCGACATACATCTCATGGTCGTAATCAATATGTATTAGATTTTTCTAATCCTGAGGTTGTTGAATATATTTATAATATGATGGCAAAAGTGATTGAAGAATCACATATCACTTATATCAAATGGGATATGAATAGATGTATGAGTGAAGTGTACTCTTATGTGCATAGTGCTCAAGATCAGGGGAAAGTAATGCATGAATATATCTTAGGTGTTTATCATCTGTATGATAAGTTAACAACGAAGTTCCCAGAAATTCTATTTGAATCTTGTGCAAGTGGTGGTGCACGTTTTGATCCAGGTATGCTATATTATGCACCACAGTGCTGGACAAGTGATGATACAGATGCTATTGAACGTTTAAAAATTCAATATGGAACATCTTTGGTTTATCCAATCTCAAGTATGGGAGCCCATGTTTCAGCAGTTCCTAATCATCAGGTTTTTAGAAAAACACCTTTACAAACACGTGCTAATGTTGCCTATTTTGGGACTTTTGGATATGAACTAGATTTAAATAAATTATCTTGTGAAGAACAAAATGAAATTAAAGAACAAGTACAATTTATGAAAACTTATCGTGAAGTTATTCAATTTGGAACATTCTATCGTTTAAAGAGTCCTTTTGAAGGTAATGAAACAGTTTGGATGGTTGTTTCTAAAGATCAAAATACAGCCATTGTAGGATATTATCGGCCATTACAAGAAGTCAATCAAGGATATCGAAGAGTGAAATTAATGGGATTAGATCCTGATAAGGAATATCATGTTTCTATCCATGATATAGATTGTTATGGTGATGAATTAATGAATGCAGGGTTAATCACAAGTGATAGTTCTTGTGGAGAAAATAAAGATGGTGATGGTGATTACTTATCACGTTTATATCTTTTAAAAGCGAAATAA
- a CDS encoding MarR family winged helix-turn-helix transcriptional regulator → MKTFTFAIHPYIIKKYNSLFDELIQEEQITQIEIDVLAFLSNNPEYNHAQDIVNRRGISKGHVSIAIEKLVSKHYVERQCDLKNRRCNTLKVTENAKDLVKKIQAIQREFEAMAYQGMSQEEIEKYHYWLRRVYQNLGGGEDE, encoded by the coding sequence ATGAAAACTTTTACATTTGCTATTCATCCATATATCATTAAAAAATATAATTCATTATTTGATGAGCTTATTCAAGAAGAACAAATAACACAAATAGAAATAGATGTTTTGGCTTTTTTATCTAATAATCCAGAATATAATCATGCACAAGATATTGTGAATAGGAGAGGAATATCAAAAGGACATGTTTCTATTGCGATTGAAAAACTTGTTTCAAAGCACTATGTTGAAAGACAATGTGATTTAAAAAATCGTCGTTGTAATACTTTAAAAGTAACAGAAAATGCTAAAGATTTAGTTAAAAAAATACAGGCTATTCAAAGAGAATTTGAAGCGATGGCTTATCAGGGGATGAGTCAAGAGGAGATAGAGAAATATCATTATTGGTTAAGAAGGGTTTATCAGAATTTAGGAGGTGGAGAGGATGAATGA
- a CDS encoding MATE family efflux transporter — MNERLENEKISKLLWSLALPSILAQLTTLIYNMVDRIFIGRLPDGALAIAGIGLCASIITIITAFTNLFGRGGAPLASIKLGEKRIDVAEKILGNCLVSLLISSILIMGVLFLFGEDILLLFGASQNTLPYAMDYMSIYLIGTIFVQLSVGLNYFINAQGFAKYGMMTLLIGGILNIVLDPIFIFVFKMDVAGAAVATVLSQFVSCIWVMKFLLGPKSTIQIKKEHLKLDLSIMKKVLGLGFSPFFMSSTEGILQVSFNRQLLFFGGDLAVSSMTILMSMSQILLLPMEGIAQGTQPIISYNYGAKHYHRVKETVSLAIKVSLAYSIIGVLAMEIFPNVFVSLFAKDSALIQLSSEMLRVYVFGMIILGANSTYQQTYTSLGFGKRSFFFAFYRKIILLIPLIYILPYLLPYGLYAVILAEPISDLLTTITNTFSFKSFMKKHLPS, encoded by the coding sequence ATGAATGAAAGACTTGAAAATGAGAAAATATCAAAATTATTATGGTCACTTGCTTTGCCTTCTATTTTAGCACAATTAACTACTCTTATTTATAATATGGTTGACCGTATTTTTATTGGACGATTACCTGATGGTGCATTAGCAATTGCAGGGATTGGATTATGTGCATCAATTATTACAATCATTACAGCTTTTACAAATTTATTTGGTCGTGGTGGAGCACCACTTGCTTCAATTAAGTTAGGAGAAAAAAGAATAGATGTTGCTGAAAAGATTTTAGGGAATTGTTTGGTAAGTTTACTTATATCTTCTATTTTGATTATGGGAGTATTATTTTTATTTGGTGAAGATATTTTATTGTTATTTGGAGCAAGTCAAAATACTTTACCTTATGCGATGGATTATATGAGTATTTATTTAATTGGAACAATTTTTGTTCAGTTAAGTGTAGGATTAAATTATTTCATAAATGCACAGGGATTTGCAAAATATGGAATGATGACATTATTGATTGGTGGTATTTTAAATATTGTTTTAGATCCAATCTTTATTTTTGTTTTTAAAATGGATGTTGCAGGTGCAGCAGTAGCAACAGTATTGTCACAATTTGTCTCATGTATTTGGGTTATGAAGTTTTTACTAGGACCAAAGTCAACAATACAAATCAAAAAAGAACATTTAAAATTAGACTTATCAATTATGAAAAAAGTATTAGGCTTAGGGTTTTCACCATTCTTTATGAGTTCAACAGAAGGTATCTTACAAGTCTCTTTTAATCGTCAATTGTTATTTTTTGGTGGTGATTTAGCTGTAAGTTCTATGACAATCCTTATGTCTATGTCACAAATATTACTTTTACCAATGGAAGGAATTGCTCAGGGAACACAACCGATTATTAGTTACAATTATGGTGCTAAGCATTATCATCGTGTGAAAGAAACTGTTTCCTTAGCCATTAAAGTTTCACTGGCATATTCAATAATTGGTGTTTTGGCTATGGAAATATTCCCTAATGTATTTGTAAGTTTGTTTGCGAAAGATAGTGCACTCATTCAATTAAGTAGTGAGATGTTAAGAGTCTATGTATTTGGAATGATTATCTTAGGAGCCAATTCAACATATCAGCAAACATATACATCTTTAGGATTTGGTAAACGATCTTTTTTCTTTGCATTTTATCGTAAGATTATTTTATTAATCCCACTTATCTATATCTTACCTTATTTATTACCATATGGATTATATGCTGTTATTTTAGCTGAACCTATTTCAGATTTATTAACAACTATAACCAATACTTTCTCATTTAAATCGTTTATGAAAAAACATTTACCTTCCTAA
- a CDS encoding HAD family hydrolase produces the protein MKKAIIFDMDGLMIDSERVTYQEYVKKLHMLGHDDFTEDLYKHCLGKNKAGICKVFTDHYGDNFPMKEVWDDVHVWIDESLRNHVPKKDGLDELLQYLKTHGYKTIVATSSARVRVDEILKNAEIVDYFDDSICGDEVKHGKPDPEIFLTACQKLGVTPDEALVLEDSEAGILAAYNGRIDVICVPDMKYPEPDYASKATKIVDSLKDVIDYLESSF, from the coding sequence ATGAAAAAAGCAATAATATTTGATATGGATGGATTAATGATAGATAGTGAAAGAGTGACATATCAAGAATATGTGAAGAAATTACATATGTTAGGACATGATGATTTTACAGAAGATTTATATAAACATTGTTTAGGTAAAAATAAAGCAGGTATTTGTAAAGTTTTTACTGATCACTATGGAGATAATTTTCCAATGAAAGAAGTTTGGGATGATGTTCATGTTTGGATAGATGAAAGTCTTAGAAATCATGTTCCTAAGAAAGATGGGTTAGATGAGCTTTTACAATATTTAAAGACTCATGGATATAAAACAATAGTCGCTACCTCTAGTGCTCGTGTACGTGTTGATGAAATTTTAAAGAATGCTGAAATTGTTGATTATTTTGATGATAGTATTTGTGGCGATGAAGTTAAACATGGGAAACCTGATCCAGAAATCTTTTTAACAGCATGTCAAAAATTAGGTGTAACTCCTGATGAAGCATTGGTTTTAGAAGATAGTGAAGCAGGAATTTTAGCTGCCTATAATGGTCGTATAGATGTGATTTGTGTTCCTGATATGAAGTATCCAGAGCCTGATTATGCTTCAAAAGCCACAAAGATCGTTGATTCTTTAAAGGATGTTATTGACTATCTGGAGTCATCATTTTAA
- a CDS encoding glycoside hydrolase family 32 protein produces MRPQLHLTAPQNWMNDPNGLIYYQGMYHIFYQHFPYTCEWGTMHWGHAVSRDLIHYEHLPIALYPSKYYDRNGCFSGSAIEYQGKMYLYYTAIRYAKENPEYIHVQYSDDDLIASQAVVISEDGYHFDNRDCKHLVVDVIKDQNLGDVRHTRDPKVWIGHDGYIYMVVGSKVSNGCGYDGEVLFYKSEDGVHFTYQNRFIDSSIGDMWECPDILTIDKQDYMIFSPENIDVAPRPNSNAVIMPVAFDEKTCSLTKLDTYMYLDYGLDFYAPQTFVDEYKNRVMFGWLRMRKPVEGENWCGMLTMPRVLTQKGGHIYQQVHPHIQKLFNQKTNTIDFDEPFLMRISMLENEDVFLGGLHLYIQDDCLWCNREAISIHEDKVCNLTHTPPLNQRYDLEIYYDGQVFEIFINDGYYVLSQIVYKIIKEQTKIKNIELYKLSKIQ; encoded by the coding sequence ATGAGACCTCAATTACATTTGACAGCACCACAAAATTGGATGAATGATCCTAATGGACTGATTTATTATCAAGGAATGTATCATATTTTTTATCAGCATTTCCCATACACTTGTGAGTGGGGAACAATGCATTGGGGACATGCTGTGAGTCGTGATCTTATCCACTATGAACATTTACCTATTGCTTTATATCCTTCTAAATATTACGACCGTAATGGCTGTTTTTCAGGTTCTGCTATAGAATATCAAGGGAAGATGTATCTCTATTATACAGCAATACGTTATGCCAAAGAAAATCCAGAATATATACATGTTCAATATAGCGATGATGATTTAATAGCAAGTCAGGCAGTTGTTATATCAGAAGATGGTTATCATTTTGACAATCGAGATTGTAAACATTTGGTTGTAGATGTTATCAAAGATCAAAATTTAGGGGATGTACGACATACAAGAGACCCTAAGGTATGGATTGGACATGATGGGTATATTTATATGGTTGTTGGTAGTAAAGTCTCAAATGGGTGTGGATATGATGGAGAAGTTTTATTTTATAAGAGTGAAGATGGTGTGCATTTTACATATCAAAATAGATTTATAGATTCTTCCATTGGGGATATGTGGGAATGTCCAGATATTTTGACGATTGATAAACAGGATTATATGATTTTTTCACCTGAAAATATCGATGTTGCTCCACGTCCTAATAGTAACGCTGTGATTATGCCTGTCGCTTTTGATGAAAAAACTTGTTCACTCACTAAATTAGATACGTATATGTATCTTGATTATGGATTGGATTTTTATGCACCGCAAACATTTGTTGATGAATATAAAAATCGAGTGATGTTTGGCTGGTTACGTATGCGTAAACCAGTGGAAGGTGAAAATTGGTGTGGTATGCTGACAATGCCACGTGTCTTAACACAAAAGGGTGGTCATATTTATCAGCAGGTACATCCACATATTCAAAAATTATTTAATCAAAAAACAAATACAATTGATTTTGATGAACCATTTTTAATGCGTATATCAATGTTAGAAAATGAGGATGTTTTTTTAGGTGGACTTCATTTATATATTCAAGATGATTGTTTATGGTGCAATCGAGAAGCTATATCTATTCATGAGGATAAAGTTTGTAATTTAACACATACACCACCATTAAATCAGCGTTATGATTTAGAGATTTATTATGATGGTCAAGTTTTTGAAATATTTATTAATGATGGATATTATGTCTTAAGTCAGATTGTTTATAAGATTATAAAAGAACAAACGAAAATAAAGAATATAGAACTTTATAAGTTATCTAAAATTCAATAA
- a CDS encoding HD domain-containing phosphohydrolase: MEGEIMPTKHNYIVMVGKDEQINQEVTGILLDYYKPIIETEITKALQNLCVYKDQIAAIVIDDSMGQKDIRNFLSFCIMEQLDTQMPMFLLDGTEDDELYNEAVSLKIDEVIRKPYRIDILKTRVLNLTELFRHKYRLQWLVDTQTKELRESIEILNHMRMEVLESLGTLVEFRSFESGEHIYRVHFITELLMREFQKCYPEYNISDEMIPEICMASILHDIGKISVSDTILNKPGRLTDDEFEQMKKHTEYGCEILKHFKGLYTDDTYSFYYDVIRYHHEKWDGKGYPDGLKGNEIPIWAQIVSVADIYDALTSTRVYKPPYDHQTAVQMMFNGECGVINPDVLECFLHIEDKIMMTSQKNQKISNKTISNIQDNNLVLHNLERERAYHRAYTELLSQSFFEFDSEYRTLEHFNVLGRTGTEHFKPNMFSEVHPDDIEKLKKALKFASAKDPIIKIEIRVSDELTMGEYVRYLVTIRTTWDIYTNKRLGGVGKMEKILDRF, translated from the coding sequence ATGGAAGGTGAAATCATGCCAACAAAACATAATTATATTGTTATGGTGGGGAAAGATGAACAAATTAACCAAGAAGTAACGGGAATACTTCTTGATTATTATAAGCCAATCATTGAAACAGAAATAACAAAAGCACTTCAAAATCTTTGTGTCTATAAAGATCAGATAGCGGCTATTGTTATTGATGATAGTATGGGACAAAAGGATATTAGAAACTTTTTAAGTTTTTGTATAATGGAACAACTTGATACCCAAATGCCAATGTTTTTATTAGATGGAACAGAAGATGATGAATTGTATAATGAAGCTGTTTCGTTAAAGATTGATGAGGTTATTCGTAAACCTTATCGAATTGATATTTTAAAAACACGTGTTCTTAATTTAACAGAACTATTTAGGCATAAGTATCGCTTACAATGGCTGGTTGATACGCAAACCAAAGAGTTACGTGAAAGTATTGAAATTCTTAATCATATGAGAATGGAAGTGCTTGAATCTTTGGGAACATTAGTAGAGTTTAGAAGTTTTGAATCAGGTGAACATATTTATCGAGTCCATTTTATAACAGAGTTATTAATGCGAGAATTTCAAAAATGTTATCCAGAGTATAATATTTCTGATGAAATGATTCCAGAAATATGTATGGCTTCTATTCTTCATGATATAGGGAAAATATCAGTGAGCGATACCATTTTAAATAAGCCAGGACGTTTAACTGATGATGAGTTTGAACAGATGAAAAAGCATACTGAATATGGTTGTGAGATTCTTAAACATTTTAAAGGGTTGTATACTGATGATACGTATAGCTTTTATTATGATGTGATTCGATATCATCATGAAAAATGGGATGGCAAAGGTTATCCTGATGGCTTAAAAGGAAATGAAATTCCAATTTGGGCACAAATTGTTTCAGTGGCTGATATTTATGATGCCTTAACAAGTACTCGTGTTTATAAACCGCCTTATGATCATCAAACTGCTGTTCAAATGATGTTTAATGGAGAATGTGGAGTTATTAATCCTGATGTTTTAGAATGCTTTTTACATATTGAAGATAAAATTATGATGACTTCTCAAAAAAATCAAAAAATAAGTAATAAAACAATTTCAAATATACAAGATAATAATCTGGTTTTGCATAATTTAGAAAGAGAACGTGCTTATCATCGTGCTTATACAGAATTATTATCACAGTCTTTTTTTGAATTTGATTCTGAGTATCGAACATTAGAACATTTCAATGTGTTAGGACGCACAGGGACAGAACATTTTAAACCGAATATGTTTAGTGAAGTTCATCCTGATGATATTGAAAAATTAAAAAAGGCTTTAAAATTTGCATCAGCTAAAGATCCTATCATTAAAATTGAAATCAGAGTTTCTGATGAATTGACAATGGGAGAATATGTTCGTTATTTAGTAACAATTCGCACAACTTGGGATATTTATACAAACAAACGTTTAGGTGGCGTTGGAAAAATGGAAAAAATACTTGATAGATTTTAG
- a CDS encoding ABC transporter ATP-binding protein, producing the protein MIEVNHLTKRYGDFKAVEDINLIADTGKITILLGPNGAGKSTTIKSIANLLKFEGEIKICSHPNETIEAKRCFGYVPETPVLYDLLTVEEHIDFIGHAYQIEDYKQKAEKYLDLFKLTEKRKKMAKELSKGMTQKLSMLLAIMIEPTALLIDEPMVGLDPASIEETLHIFRRLADEGCAILISTHIIDIVSEIFDEAYIMNKGHIIKHVMKDELQGESLKEYFFELTDGE; encoded by the coding sequence ATGATAGAAGTGAATCATTTAACTAAAAGATATGGAGATTTTAAGGCAGTCGAAGATATTAATTTAATTGCTGATACAGGAAAAATAACAATTTTATTAGGACCAAATGGTGCTGGAAAATCAACAACTATTAAAAGTATTGCAAATTTATTAAAATTTGAAGGGGAAATTAAAATTTGTAGTCATCCTAATGAAACAATTGAAGCAAAACGTTGTTTTGGCTATGTTCCAGAAACACCTGTTTTATATGATTTATTGACAGTTGAAGAACATATTGATTTTATTGGTCATGCTTATCAGATTGAAGATTATAAACAAAAAGCAGAAAAATATTTAGATCTTTTTAAATTAACAGAAAAAAGAAAGAAAATGGCTAAAGAATTAAGTAAAGGAATGACTCAGAAGTTAAGTATGTTGTTGGCTATTATGATAGAACCAACAGCTTTATTAATAGATGAACCAATGGTTGGATTAGACCCAGCGAGTATTGAAGAAACTTTGCACATATTTAGACGTTTGGCTGATGAAGGATGTGCGATTTTGATTAGTACACATATTATTGATATTGTGAGTGAAATATTTGATGAAGCTTATATTATGAATAAAGGGCATATTATTAAACATGTTATGAAAGATGAGTTGCAGGGTGAGTCTTTAAAAGAGTATTTCTTTGAATTAACGGATGGTGAATAA
- a CDS encoding putative ABC exporter domain-containing protein — MKTLIYLWFLKSKANIRNLFKKPASAIFTVLMILLYGFIFVALFLGNEQTNMSVSYDLHSSILLIIAFLAMMLFSTMMSSKKALFFGEDAFYLFGGPFTRKQIMAYLTLQTIVQSLFISLFALVFFAGFSSGVAFNGTFIGLLLLGVFVTIMIFLVLTDYLYVVSISDEKLKILPKVIIGVFIVAVIGVLIGTYLETGRLTTLMVDFIQSSLFYYIPVFGWLKLALIGFAMGNNIMIAIGMGLLIVGFILIYVLFINYKGDFYEQAIQDSLDYSKRYKSLKQGNQNAMKDLKVKDVHSHFYNGAYAIMSKNFLLMKKTGHLISLSDIVSIGIYIAVTIFSGLGFGFFVYMMVIWVFSSLQNSELATELKNYQVYLIPDKPLKKLIAVILPTFLKVCAVSIISFIIIGIYYQTDILTLIMYIINLIGYICVFMSASILTLRILKSRSSQLFENMMRMFIMIVCALPSIILTVYFILNGNYDMTILSIISYSSLVLNFVISGIILFTCQDMMNGRELKSE; from the coding sequence ATGAAAACACTTATTTATCTCTGGTTTTTAAAATCAAAAGCAAATATCAGAAATCTTTTTAAAAAACCTGCCAGTGCTATTTTTACTGTTTTGATGATATTGCTTTATGGATTTATTTTTGTTGCTTTATTTTTAGGAAATGAGCAAACGAATATGAGTGTAAGTTATGATTTACATTCATCTATTTTATTGATTATTGCTTTTTTAGCAATGATGTTATTTTCAACAATGATGTCTTCAAAGAAAGCTTTGTTTTTTGGAGAGGATGCTTTTTATTTATTTGGTGGTCCTTTTACAAGAAAACAAATTATGGCTTATTTAACATTGCAGACAATTGTCCAATCTTTATTTATTAGTTTATTTGCTTTGGTTTTCTTTGCTGGATTTAGTAGTGGAGTAGCTTTTAATGGTACTTTTATTGGATTATTGTTGTTGGGTGTTTTTGTGACTATTATGATATTTTTAGTATTAACGGATTATCTTTATGTTGTTTCTATTAGTGATGAGAAATTGAAAATATTACCTAAAGTGATTATTGGTGTTTTTATAGTTGCTGTTATTGGAGTGTTAATTGGAACATATTTAGAAACAGGACGTTTAACAACATTAATGGTTGATTTTATTCAATCATCATTATTTTACTATATACCTGTTTTTGGTTGGTTAAAGTTAGCATTAATTGGCTTTGCGATGGGAAATAATATAATGATAGCAATTGGTATGGGATTATTGATTGTAGGTTTTATTTTAATATATGTTTTATTTATTAATTATAAAGGTGATTTTTATGAGCAGGCTATTCAAGATTCATTGGATTATTCTAAACGTTATAAGTCTTTAAAACAAGGAAATCAAAATGCAATGAAAGATCTTAAAGTAAAAGATGTTCATTCTCATTTTTATAATGGTGCTTATGCTATTATGTCAAAAAATTTCTTACTTATGAAAAAAACTGGGCATCTGATTTCTTTAAGTGATATTGTTTCGATTGGGATTTATATTGCAGTGACTATTTTTAGTGGTTTAGGATTTGGATTTTTTGTATATATGATGGTTATTTGGGTTTTTTCTTCATTACAGAATAGTGAATTAGCAACTGAATTAAAGAATTATCAAGTTTATTTAATTCCTGATAAACCATTAAAAAAATTAATAGCTGTCATTCTTCCTACATTTTTAAAAGTCTGTGCAGTTTCAATAATTTCATTTATAATTATAGGAATCTATTATCAAACAGATATTTTGACATTAATTATGTACATTATTAATTTAATAGGATATATTTGTGTCTTTATGAGTGCAAGTATTCTCACTTTAAGAATCTTAAAAAGTCGTTCTTCACAATTATTTGAAAATATGATGAGAATGTTTATTATGATTGTTTGTGCTTTACCAAGTATTATTCTTACAGTCTATTTTATATTGAATGGAAACTACGATATGACAATACTTAGTATCATTTCTTATTCATCATTAGTATTAAATTTTGTTATTTCAGGAATTATTTTATTTACATGTCAGGATATGATGAATGGTCGTGAGTTAAAGAGTGAATAA
- the treR gene encoding trehalose operon repressor, which produces MSKYQMIYQDLLNKIKHKDIKPGSYLPSENELMKQYDASRDTIRKALNLLLQNGYIQKNKGKGSLVLDVDRIAFPVSGVTSFKELQKTMQTDVETIVHLFLKEEVPDELKEDLYMEEGMVYHVERIRKIDGQKVILDLDYLNANIITGLERKHAENSLYEYIEKQLGLKISFARKEITVVKASKHEKELLDMQDYDLLVCVKSYTYLEDATLFQYTISKHRPDKFRFVDFARRTEL; this is translated from the coding sequence ATGAGTAAATATCAGATGATTTATCAGGATTTATTAAATAAAATTAAACATAAAGATATAAAACCAGGGAGTTATTTACCTAGTGAAAATGAATTAATGAAACAATATGATGCTTCTAGAGATACAATTAGAAAAGCGTTAAATTTATTGTTACAGAATGGTTATATTCAAAAAAATAAAGGAAAGGGATCTCTTGTTTTAGATGTTGATAGAATTGCTTTTCCAGTTTCAGGAGTTACAAGTTTTAAAGAATTACAAAAGACTATGCAGACAGATGTTGAAACAATTGTTCATCTCTTTTTAAAAGAAGAAGTACCTGATGAGTTAAAAGAAGATTTATATATGGAGGAAGGCATGGTCTATCATGTTGAAAGAATTAGAAAAATTGATGGACAAAAAGTTATTTTAGATTTGGATTATCTAAATGCAAATATTATTACAGGATTAGAGAGAAAACATGCTGAAAATTCTTTATATGAATATATTGAAAAACAGTTAGGACTAAAGATTAGTTTTGCTAGAAAAGAAATTACTGTAGTGAAAGCAAGTAAGCATGAAAAAGAATTATTGGATATGCAGGATTATGATTTGCTGGTATGTGTGAAATCTTATACATATTTAGAAGATGCGACATTATTCCAATATACTATTTCTAAACATCGTCCTGATAAGTTTAGATTTGTAGATTTTGCCCGTAGAACTGAATTATAA